In the Malania oleifera isolate guangnan ecotype guangnan chromosome 1, ASM2987363v1, whole genome shotgun sequence genome, one interval contains:
- the LOC131157683 gene encoding putative lipid phosphate phosphatase 3, chloroplastic isoform X2, producing MRDTELRSHTVRPHGVTVARTHMHDWVILILLLVIELMMYLIHPFYRFVGQDMMSDLKYPMKSNTVPSWAVPMYSVLLPIAIFLIVYFRRREVYDLHHAVLGILFSVLITAVITDAIKNAVGRPRPDFFWRCFPDGKDVYDQWRNVVCHGEQRIIDAGHKSFPSGHTSWSFAGLGFLSLYLSGKIKAFDRRGHVAKLCIVFLPLLVASLVGISRVDDYRHHWQDVFAGGLLGLVVTTFCYLQFFPPPYHAEGVGGITRTCRSCSCCVCTQ from the exons ATGAGGGACACTGAGCTTAGATCACATACTGTAAGACCCCATGGTGTTACAGTTGCAAGGACACACATGCACGACTGGGTGATACTGATTCTTCTTCTAGTAATAGAGTTAATGATGTACTTAATCCATCCATTTTACCGATTTGTTGGTCAAGATATGATGTCAGATCTGAAATATCCTATGAAAAGTAATACTGTTCCATCATGGGCTGTTCCA ATGTATTCTGTTCTGCTGCCCATAGCCATTTTCTTGATTGTCTATTTTCGTAGAAGAGAAGTCTATGACCTTCATCATGCTGTACTAG GTATCTTATTCTCTGTGCTGATAACAGCAGTCATTACAGATGCAATAAAAAATGCAGTTGGTCGACCTCGCCCAGACTTCTTTTGGCGTTGTTTTCCTGATGGAAAGGAT GTGTATGATCAATGGAGAAATGTTGTATGTCATGGTGAGCAAAGAATCATAGATGCAGGGCATAAGAGTTTTCCAAGTGGGCATACTTCTT GGTCCTTCGCTGGTCTGGGTTTTCTATCACTATATTTATCAGGAAAAATAAAGGCATTTGATCGTAGAGGTCATGTTGCAAAGCTATGCATTGTTTTTCTCCCTCTTCTTGTTGCATCTCTTGTTGGTATTTCTCGAGTGGATGACTATCGGCACCATTGGCAGGATGTATTTGCTGGAGGTCTCTTAG GGCTGGTGGTGACAACATTCTGTTACTTGCAATTCTTCCCACCCCCATATCATGCTGAAG